Genomic DNA from Bacteroides zhangwenhongii:
TTGTTCTTACGGCGGCAAATACCAGTATCCCTGTATGCAATGTTTCGTCATCGCTCCTTCCGCCTCCGGCAAAAGCATCCTTTCCTATATCCGGCTACTCGTAGAACCCCTCCACGACCAGATCCGTGCGGAAGTTGCCGCACAGATGAAAGTGTATAAAAAAGAGAAAGCGGCTTACGAAGCGATGGGCAAAGAGCGTGCAAAGACGGAAGCTCCGCAAATGCCCGCCAACAGGATGTTTCTCATTTCCGGCAATAACACCGGTACGGGTATCCTGCAGAACATCATGGATTCCGAAGGGACAGGACTTATCTGTGAAGCCGAAGCGGATACCCTCTCCACCGCCATAGGCTCGGATTACGGCCATTGGAGTGACACGCTCCGCAAAGCGTTCGACCACGACCGTCTGTCCTACAACCGACGTACGGAGCAGGAATACCGGGAAGTGAAAAAGAGCTTTCTTTCCGTCCTGATTTCCGGAACTCCGTCACAGGTCAAGACATTTATTCCGACGACGGAAGACGGTTCTTTCTCCCGTCAAATATACTACTACCTGCATGGTATCTGGAAATGGGTAAGCCAGTTTACAGAGGACAAGATAGATTTGGAAGAGATATTTACCGTCATGGGATTGGAATGGAAAGAGAAACTGGACATCATAAAAGCACATGGGATTCACACACTCCGGCTCACGATGGAGCAGAAAGAGGAATTCGACGCGCTCTTCTCCCACCTGTTCACCCGTTCGAGCATAGCTAACGGCAAAGAAATGTACAGTTTCGTAGCCCGCCTGGCTGTCAACCTATGCCGTATCATGGCGGAAGTAGCCGTATTGCGCGTCCTCGAAAATCCGAAACCCTATCAGCTCAAGGCATCCCCCGTTTCCACCTTTACTCCGGACAAGGAGATTCCTACCGACAACATCAGTGACGGTATCATCCCCCGTTGGAACGTCACCATTACTCCGGAGGACTTCAAGGCTGTGCTTGCACTTGCGGAACCTCTCTACTGTCATGCCACGCACATTCTGTCTTTCCTTCCTGCCGTAGAAACCAGCCACCGGTCTAATGCCGACCGTGATTTCCTCTTCGAGCAGTTGGGTGAAGAGTTTACCCGCGCACAGTTGGTGGAACAGGCTGTCAACATGGGAGTCAAAGAAAATACCGCCATCACCTGGTTGAAACGATTGACGAAAAGAGGAGTGCTTGTCAATGTGGACGGTAAAGGAACTTATACGC
This window encodes:
- a CDS encoding DUF3987 domain-containing protein — encoded protein: MDEIESLHRLVEAVETAGADIAPTYIEYVQLAFAIATDCGEAGREYFHRICRLSAKYQREHAERVFSNALTTKHGDVHLGTVFHLAETAGVTIRKDEVMNSSAGTKGTVNAPRLFSTHTCARNKVQNNGTSGEGEGGEEEELLPGSEPQHPLPTFPEADWPEFLQRIINYGNTTAQHDIMLLGALTALGSCMERHVRCSYGGKYQYPCMQCFVIAPSASGKSILSYIRLLVEPLHDQIRAEVAAQMKVYKKEKAAYEAMGKERAKTEAPQMPANRMFLISGNNTGTGILQNIMDSEGTGLICEAEADTLSTAIGSDYGHWSDTLRKAFDHDRLSYNRRTEQEYREVKKSFLSVLISGTPSQVKTFIPTTEDGSFSRQIYYYLHGIWKWVSQFTEDKIDLEEIFTVMGLEWKEKLDIIKAHGIHTLRLTMEQKEEFDALFSHLFTRSSIANGKEMYSFVARLAVNLCRIMAEVAVLRVLENPKPYQLKASPVSTFTPDKEIPTDNISDGIIPRWNVTITPEDFKAVLALAEPLYCHATHILSFLPAVETSHRSNADRDFLFEQLGEEFTRAQLVEQAVNMGVKENTAITWLKRLTKRGVLVNVDGKGTYTRARVRV